Within Halorussus sp. MSC15.2, the genomic segment GGTCCTCGGCCGCTTCGAGCAGCGACTGGCCGGGTTGGACTTCGAACTGGCCGTAGTCCACCTCGTCGAGGTCCTCGGCCGCCGCCTTCCGGAGCAGGTCCTCGTCGTCGGTCTCCCACCCGAAGTCGGTGAGAACGTCGTAGTTGAGATACGTAACCTCCGAGGCGACCTTCGGGTCTCGCGCTCGGTTCCGTGTCTGGTCCCGGTTCCGCGCGCGGTTCGGGTCCCGGTTCCGCGCTCGGCCGCGGTCCTGCGCCGAGTCGTGGTTCTCCGCCGAACCCGGACTCGGCGCTCGGTCGCCCTCGGTAGTCGTTTCGTCCGGTCGATAGCCCGCCTTGATTCTCTCGTAGGCCGTCCTGACCGCCTGAAACTCCGCGACCGACCCGCCTTGGTCCGGGTGGGCCTCCTTCACCCGCTCCCTGTAGGCCTGTTCGATTTCGGCGTCGTCGGCGTCGGAGTCGATACGTAACACGTCGAACGGGGACTCCATCACCCTCTGCTAGCGAAATCCGAGGTAAAAACCTTGGCTCGGGACGTAGTCCGGCCGCCTTCCCGAACGAGATGGGGCGTCCGCGGCGATGAACTACAAGGGCGCAGGGACCGAATTG encodes:
- the fer gene encoding ferredoxin Fer, which codes for MESPFDVLRIDSDADDAEIEQAYRERVKEAHPDQGGSVAEFQAVRTAYERIKAGYRPDETTTEGDRAPSPGSAENHDSAQDRGRARNRDPNRARNRDQTRNRARDPKVASEVTYLNYDVLTDFGWETDDEDLLRKAAAEDLDEVDYGQFEVQPGQSLLEAAEDHEHAWPFACRGGACANCAVMLLDGELSMPASHVLPSELMERGIRLSCNGMPVTAELTVVYNIKHMPELEDLLLPPDPFESAYSD